Proteins encoded within one genomic window of Tabrizicola piscis:
- a CDS encoding methyltetrahydrofolate cobalamin methyltransferase produces the protein MTRTVIESKTKTVIIGFDEPFCVIGERINPTGRKKLAAELEQGNFETVIKDALEQVACGATVLDVNSGAVFTNMMATDPRYADNNFVEPPLMKALIEIIQQTVDVPLCIDSSVPGALESGLMACEGRPLLNSVTGEEHRLELVLPLVKKYNVPVVAISNDDTGISEDPDVRFAVAKKIVERAADFGIPAHDIVVDPLVMPVGAMGSAGQQVFTLVRRLRDELGVNTTCGASNISFGLPHRHGINGAFLPMAIGAGMTSAIMNPVRQQEMEAIRAANFLMNHDPNGGEWIRFAKVLEAVEGGMTFAEASAAASQASAGRRGGRKGRG, from the coding sequence ATGACCCGTACTGTCATTGAATCCAAAACGAAAACCGTCATCATCGGTTTCGACGAACCCTTCTGCGTGATCGGCGAACGGATCAACCCCACCGGCCGCAAGAAACTCGCGGCCGAGTTGGAGCAGGGCAATTTCGAAACCGTCATCAAGGACGCGCTGGAACAGGTCGCCTGCGGGGCCACGGTCCTTGACGTGAACTCCGGCGCTGTCTTCACCAACATGATGGCCACCGACCCGCGCTATGCCGACAACAACTTTGTCGAACCGCCGCTGATGAAGGCTCTGATCGAGATCATCCAGCAGACCGTCGACGTGCCGCTCTGCATCGATTCGTCGGTTCCCGGGGCGCTGGAATCCGGCCTGATGGCCTGCGAAGGCCGGCCCCTCCTGAACTCCGTCACGGGTGAGGAGCACCGGCTGGAACTCGTGCTGCCGCTGGTCAAGAAATACAACGTGCCGGTCGTGGCGATTTCCAACGACGACACCGGCATTTCCGAAGACCCCGACGTGCGCTTTGCCGTGGCCAAGAAGATCGTCGAACGCGCCGCCGATTTCGGCATCCCGGCGCATGACATCGTGGTTGACCCGCTGGTGATGCCGGTCGGCGCCATGGGGTCCGCTGGTCAGCAGGTCTTTACCCTCGTCCGCCGCCTGCGGGATGAGCTTGGGGTGAACACCACCTGCGGGGCGTCCAACATCTCCTTCGGCCTGCCCCACCGCCATGGCATCAACGGGGCCTTCCTGCCCATGGCCATTGGCGCAGGCATGACCTCCGCCATCATGAACCCCGTCCGCCAGCAGGAAATGGAAGCGATCCGCGCCGCCAACTTCCTGATGAACCACGACCCGAACGGCGGCGAATGGATCCGCTTTGCCAAAGTGCTTGAGGCGGTCGAGGGCGGCATGACCTTCGCCGAAGCGTCCGCTGCGGCCAGCCAGGCCTCGGCCGGGCGGCGTGGCGGGCGTAAAGGCCGGGGGTAG